A genomic region of Apteryx mantelli isolate bAptMan1 chromosome 10, bAptMan1.hap1, whole genome shotgun sequence contains the following coding sequences:
- the CDH3 gene encoding cadherin-3 isoform X1: MRGPRGGLGPLLLLLPAAAALAAAPGDPPGLAAAPGAHLRRGSFGDQPVQHETEDLGFGVLADGPVGARHPARLPWQMSRLPRDAASQPGSALLPVRSGCCPQEAGAGPGADVLVLPDGPHSPLRRRKRDWVIPPIKVPENERGPFPKKLVQIKSNRDRETKIFYSITGQGADTPPEGVFTIEKETGWMKVTQPLDREHIDKYHLFSHAVSENGKPVEEPMEIIVTVTDQNDNKPQFTQEVFRGSVPEGALPGTPVMRVNATDADDAVETYNGVIAYSILSQEPQEPHRQMFTINRATGTISVIASGLDRERVREYTLTVQAADLDGDGLTTTALAIIEISDVNDNAPEFDPKTYAAAVPENEAGREVARLAVTDLDEPDTPAWRAVYSIVRGNEGGAFAIATDPASNEGVLRTAEVRVGAGPPAASRSRPGPGDDARPLSQGLDYEAKRQFVLHVAVANEAPFAVKLPTAMATVEVSVEDVNEAPAFEPPTRAAQVPEDVPLGHTIAAYTARDPDRAQAQRIKYLMANDPAGWLEVHQESGLVTARAPLDRESPFTRNGTYVAVLLAVDDGAPPATGTGTLLLTLLDVNDHGPEPEPRDIVVCNRSPQPQVLAIVDRDLPPNTAPFRAELAHGSADSWAAEVSGDDAVTLRLTAPLEQALYSVYLRLFDARGKDQLTVVAARVCDCEGHAESCGAAPRPAAAALPLLLAALGAVLALLLLLLLLLLLVARRRKAAKEPLLLPEDDTRDNVFYYGEEGGGEEDQDYDLSQLHRGLDARPEVIIRNDVAPPPAAAPQYRPRPANPDEIGNFIDENLKAADTDPTAPPYDSLLVFDYEGSGSEVTSLSSLNSSASDRDQDYDYLNEWGSRFKKLADLYGGGEEDD, encoded by the exons GGAGCTTCGGAGACCAGCCGGTGCAGCATGAGACAGAGGACCTCGGCTTCGGGGTGCTGGCAGACGGGCCAGTGGGGGCGAGACACCCCGCGCGGCTGCCCTGGCAGATGTCCCGCCTGCCCCGGGATGCCGCCAGCCAGcccggctctgccctgctccccgtGCGCAGCGGGTGCTGCCCACAG GAAGCTGGTGCAGGACCCGGGGCCGACGTGCTGGTGCTCCCCGACGGGCCCCACTCTCCTCTGAGGAGACGGAAGAGGGACTGGGTGATCCCTCCCATCAAGGTTCCTGAAAATGAGAGGGGTCCATTCCCCAAAAAGCTGGTTCAG ATCAAATCGAACCGGGACAGAGAGACAAAGATCTTCTACAGCATCACGGGGCAGGGGGCGGACACCCCCCCCGAGGGCGTCTTCACCATTGAGAAGGAGACGGGCTGGATGAAGGTGACGCAGCCGCTGGACCGGGAGCACATAGACAAGTACCAC CTCTTCTCCCACGCCGTGTCCGAGAACGGGAAGCCcgtggaggagcccatggagaTCATCGTGACGGTGACGGACCAGAACGACAACAAGCCCCAGTTCACCCAGGAGGTGTTCAGGGGCTCGGTGCCGGAGGGCGCTTTGCCAG GCACCCCCGTGATGCGCGTGAACGCCACGGACGCCGACGACGCCGTGGAGACCTACAACGGCGTCATCGCCTACTCCATCCTCAGCCAGGAGCCGCAGGAGCCCCACCGCCAGATGTTCACCATCAACAGGGCCACAGGCACCATCAGCGTCATCGCCAGCGGGCTGGACCGTGAG CGCGTGCGGGAGTACACGCTGACCGTGCAGGCGGCCGACCTGGACGGCGACGGGCTGACCACCACAGCGCTGGCCATCATCGAGATCTCCGATGTCAATGACAACGCCCCCGAATTTGACCCCAAAACG TACGCAGCGGCTGTGCCGGAGAACGAGGCTGGGCGGGAGGTGGCCCGGCTGGCCGTGACGGACCTGGACGAGCCGGACACGCCGGCATGGCGCGCTGTCTACTCCATCGTGCGCGGCAACGAGGGAGGCGCCTTCGCCATCGCCACGGACCCCGCCAGCAACGAGGGCGTCCTCAGGACCGCCGAGGTGCGTGTCGGTGCCGGGCCCCCCGCGGCCTCCCgcagccgcccggggccgggtgACGATGCCCGTCCCCTCTCGCAGGGTCTGGACTATGAGGCCAAGAGGCAGTTCGTGCTGCACGTGGCGGTGGCCAACGAGGCGCCCTTCGCCGTGAAGCTGCCCACGGCCATGGCCACGGTGGAGGTCAGCGTGGAGGACGTCAACGAGGCGCCCGCCTTCGAGCCGCCGACGCGGGCGGCCCAGGTGCCGGAGGACGTGCCGCTGGGGCACACCATCGCCGCCTACACGGCCCGCGACCCCGACCGCGCGCAGGCCCAGAGGATCAA GTACCTGATGGCGAACGACCCGGCAGGCTGGCTGGAGGTGCACCAGGAGAGCGGGCTGGTCACGGCGCGCGCCCCCCTCGACCGCGAGTCCCCCTTCACCAGGAATGGCACCTACGTAGCCGTGCTGCTGGCCGTGGACGACG GCGCGCCGCCGGCCACGGGCACCGGCaccctgctcctcaccctgctcGACGTGAACGACCACGGCCCCGAGCCCGAGCCCCGGGACATCGTCGTCTGCaaccgcagcccccagccccaggtgCTCGCCATCGTCGACCGGGACCTGCCCCCCAACACGGCGCCCTTCCGCGCCGAGCTGGCCCACGGCTCGGCGGACAGCTGGGCCGCCGAAGTCAGCGGCGAcg ACGCCGTGACGCTGCGGCTGACGGCGCCGCTGGAGCAGGCGCTCTACAGCGTCTACCTGCGGCTCTTCGACGCCCGGGGCAAGGACCAGCTCACCGTGGTGGCGGCCCGAGTGTGCGACTGCGAGGGGCACGCCGAGAgctgcggcgccgcgccgcgacccgccgccgccgccctgcccctgctcctggcGGCCCTGGGCGCCGTGCTGGCCTTGCTGC tgctgctgctgctgctgctgctgctcgtggcgcggaggaggaaggcggcgaaggagccgctgctgctgcctgaggacgACACACGGGACAACGTGTTTTACTACGGCGAggagggcggcggcgaggaggacCAG GACTACGACCTGAGCCAGCTGCACCGCGGGCTGGACGCCCGCCCCGAGGTCATCATCCGCAACGACGTggcccccccgcccgcggcggccccccagtaccggccccggcccgccaaCCCCGATGAGATCGGCAACTTCATCGACGAG AACCTGAAGGCGGCCGACACggaccccacggccccccccTACGACTCACTGCTGGTGTTCGACTACGAGGGCAGCGGCTCGGAGGTCACCTCGCTCAGCTCCCTCAACTCCTCCGCCTCCGACCGCGACCAGGACTACGACTACCTCAACGAGTGGGGCAGCCGCTTCAAGAAGCTGGCGGACCTCTACGGCGGTGGCGAGGAGGACGACtag
- the CDH3 gene encoding cadherin-3 isoform X2, with the protein MRGPRGGLGPLLLLLPAAAALAAAPGDPPGLAAAPGAHLRRGSFGDQPVQHETEDLGFGVLADGPVGARHPARLPWQMSRLPRDAASQPGSALLPVRSGCCPQEAGAGPGADVLVLPDGPHSPLRRRKRDWVIPPIKVPENERGPFPKKLVQIKSNRDRETKIFYSITGQGADTPPEGVFTIEKETGWMKVTQPLDREHIDKYHLFSHAVSENGKPVEEPMEIIVTVTDQNDNKPQFTQEVFRGSVPEGALPGTPVMRVNATDADDAVETYNGVIAYSILSQEPQEPHRQMFTINRATGTISVIASGLDRERVREYTLTVQAADLDGDGLTTTALAIIEISDVNDNAPEFDPKTYAAAVPENEAGREVARLAVTDLDEPDTPAWRAVYSIVRGNEGGAFAIATDPASNEGVLRTAEGLDYEAKRQFVLHVAVANEAPFAVKLPTAMATVEVSVEDVNEAPAFEPPTRAAQVPEDVPLGHTIAAYTARDPDRAQAQRIKYLMANDPAGWLEVHQESGLVTARAPLDRESPFTRNGTYVAVLLAVDDGAPPATGTGTLLLTLLDVNDHGPEPEPRDIVVCNRSPQPQVLAIVDRDLPPNTAPFRAELAHGSADSWAAEVSGDDAVTLRLTAPLEQALYSVYLRLFDARGKDQLTVVAARVCDCEGHAESCGAAPRPAAAALPLLLAALGAVLALLLLLLLLLLLVARRRKAAKEPLLLPEDDTRDNVFYYGEEGGGEEDQDYDLSQLHRGLDARPEVIIRNDVAPPPAAAPQYRPRPANPDEIGNFIDENLKAADTDPTAPPYDSLLVFDYEGSGSEVTSLSSLNSSASDRDQDYDYLNEWGSRFKKLADLYGGGEEDD; encoded by the exons GGAGCTTCGGAGACCAGCCGGTGCAGCATGAGACAGAGGACCTCGGCTTCGGGGTGCTGGCAGACGGGCCAGTGGGGGCGAGACACCCCGCGCGGCTGCCCTGGCAGATGTCCCGCCTGCCCCGGGATGCCGCCAGCCAGcccggctctgccctgctccccgtGCGCAGCGGGTGCTGCCCACAG GAAGCTGGTGCAGGACCCGGGGCCGACGTGCTGGTGCTCCCCGACGGGCCCCACTCTCCTCTGAGGAGACGGAAGAGGGACTGGGTGATCCCTCCCATCAAGGTTCCTGAAAATGAGAGGGGTCCATTCCCCAAAAAGCTGGTTCAG ATCAAATCGAACCGGGACAGAGAGACAAAGATCTTCTACAGCATCACGGGGCAGGGGGCGGACACCCCCCCCGAGGGCGTCTTCACCATTGAGAAGGAGACGGGCTGGATGAAGGTGACGCAGCCGCTGGACCGGGAGCACATAGACAAGTACCAC CTCTTCTCCCACGCCGTGTCCGAGAACGGGAAGCCcgtggaggagcccatggagaTCATCGTGACGGTGACGGACCAGAACGACAACAAGCCCCAGTTCACCCAGGAGGTGTTCAGGGGCTCGGTGCCGGAGGGCGCTTTGCCAG GCACCCCCGTGATGCGCGTGAACGCCACGGACGCCGACGACGCCGTGGAGACCTACAACGGCGTCATCGCCTACTCCATCCTCAGCCAGGAGCCGCAGGAGCCCCACCGCCAGATGTTCACCATCAACAGGGCCACAGGCACCATCAGCGTCATCGCCAGCGGGCTGGACCGTGAG CGCGTGCGGGAGTACACGCTGACCGTGCAGGCGGCCGACCTGGACGGCGACGGGCTGACCACCACAGCGCTGGCCATCATCGAGATCTCCGATGTCAATGACAACGCCCCCGAATTTGACCCCAAAACG TACGCAGCGGCTGTGCCGGAGAACGAGGCTGGGCGGGAGGTGGCCCGGCTGGCCGTGACGGACCTGGACGAGCCGGACACGCCGGCATGGCGCGCTGTCTACTCCATCGTGCGCGGCAACGAGGGAGGCGCCTTCGCCATCGCCACGGACCCCGCCAGCAACGAGGGCGTCCTCAGGACCGCCGAG GGTCTGGACTATGAGGCCAAGAGGCAGTTCGTGCTGCACGTGGCGGTGGCCAACGAGGCGCCCTTCGCCGTGAAGCTGCCCACGGCCATGGCCACGGTGGAGGTCAGCGTGGAGGACGTCAACGAGGCGCCCGCCTTCGAGCCGCCGACGCGGGCGGCCCAGGTGCCGGAGGACGTGCCGCTGGGGCACACCATCGCCGCCTACACGGCCCGCGACCCCGACCGCGCGCAGGCCCAGAGGATCAA GTACCTGATGGCGAACGACCCGGCAGGCTGGCTGGAGGTGCACCAGGAGAGCGGGCTGGTCACGGCGCGCGCCCCCCTCGACCGCGAGTCCCCCTTCACCAGGAATGGCACCTACGTAGCCGTGCTGCTGGCCGTGGACGACG GCGCGCCGCCGGCCACGGGCACCGGCaccctgctcctcaccctgctcGACGTGAACGACCACGGCCCCGAGCCCGAGCCCCGGGACATCGTCGTCTGCaaccgcagcccccagccccaggtgCTCGCCATCGTCGACCGGGACCTGCCCCCCAACACGGCGCCCTTCCGCGCCGAGCTGGCCCACGGCTCGGCGGACAGCTGGGCCGCCGAAGTCAGCGGCGAcg ACGCCGTGACGCTGCGGCTGACGGCGCCGCTGGAGCAGGCGCTCTACAGCGTCTACCTGCGGCTCTTCGACGCCCGGGGCAAGGACCAGCTCACCGTGGTGGCGGCCCGAGTGTGCGACTGCGAGGGGCACGCCGAGAgctgcggcgccgcgccgcgacccgccgccgccgccctgcccctgctcctggcGGCCCTGGGCGCCGTGCTGGCCTTGCTGC tgctgctgctgctgctgctgctgctcgtggcgcggaggaggaaggcggcgaaggagccgctgctgctgcctgaggacgACACACGGGACAACGTGTTTTACTACGGCGAggagggcggcggcgaggaggacCAG GACTACGACCTGAGCCAGCTGCACCGCGGGCTGGACGCCCGCCCCGAGGTCATCATCCGCAACGACGTggcccccccgcccgcggcggccccccagtaccggccccggcccgccaaCCCCGATGAGATCGGCAACTTCATCGACGAG AACCTGAAGGCGGCCGACACggaccccacggccccccccTACGACTCACTGCTGGTGTTCGACTACGAGGGCAGCGGCTCGGAGGTCACCTCGCTCAGCTCCCTCAACTCCTCCGCCTCCGACCGCGACCAGGACTACGACTACCTCAACGAGTGGGGCAGCCGCTTCAAGAAGCTGGCGGACCTCTACGGCGGTGGCGAGGAGGACGACtag
- the CDH1 gene encoding cadherin-1 — translation MGSRQGCPAPLSLLLLLLLQAGSWRCDEAGPCQPGFAARTFAFTVPWDSVEVGRTLGRVRFTDCARQQRAAFIADDTRFRVRADGVVSAKRPLQLHRREIAFSVHAWDAAGRKHSARVTLSRRRRHHHHQHPPDAAPRVLAFPEPGHGLRRRKRDWVIPPINCPENERGPFPKKLVQIKSNKDKETKVFYSITGQGADSPPVRVFTIERETGWLEVTKPLDREDISRYILFSHAVSANGQPVEDPMEIVITVTDQNDNRPVFTQQVFIGYIEEGAKPGTSVMTVNATDADDGVNVDNGIINYSILSQEPPHQMFTIDPEKGIISVIATGLDRESTPNYTLIIQAADQEGKGLTTTATAIIEVTDANDNTPIFDPTMYEGTVEENKAGVVVARLKVKDLDVQGSPAWRAVYYIKSGDQDYDFSITTDPKTNDGILRTAKGLDYEVKNRYELVVGVSNEVPLTVSLATSTANVLVIVRDVNEAPIFMPPVKRVEVSEDLPVGQEVTSYTAQDPDKDQRQKITYRMGNDPAGWLAINPETGIVSTTRALDRESAHTLNSTYKAIVLAVDNGAPDATGTGTLLLVLQDVNDNGPTPEPRFFDICNRQPEEQMLTIVDKDLPPNTYPFQAGLEHGSGTNWTVRLTGQDGLVLKLVKELEPGEYSIFLKLTDGQGKAQVTLVKAQVCECEGAAKNCERRAYVAGGLGVPAILGILGGILALLILLLLLLLFVKRRKVVKEPLLPPEDDMRDNVYHYDEEGGGEEDQDYDLSQLHRGLDARPEVIRNDVEPPLMAAPQYRPRPANPDEIGNFIDENLKAADTDPTAPPYDSLLVFDYEGSGSEATSLSSLNSSASDRDQDYDYLNEWGSRFKKLADLYGGGEEDD, via the exons ATGGGGTCGCGGcagggctgcccggccccgctgagcctcctgctgctgctgctgctccag GCCGGGAGCTGGCGGTGCGACGAGGCAGGACCCTGCCAGCCTGGCTTCGCCGCCCGGACCTTCGCCTTCACCGTGCCCTGGGACAGCGTGGAGGTGGGCAGGACGCTGGGCCGAG TGAGATTCACGGACTGTGCCAGGCAGCAGCGGGCAGCGTTCATCGCGGACGACACGCGCTTCCGGGTGCGCGCGGACGGCGTCGTCTCGGCGAAACGGCCCCTGCAGCTGCACAGGCGTGAAATCGCCTTCTCCGTCCACGCCTGGGATGCGGCGGGCAGGAAGCACTCGGCCCGGGTTACCCTCAGCAGACGGAGGcggcaccaccaccaccagcaccccCCG GATGCGGCGCCCAGAGTGCTGGCCTTCCCCGAGCCCGGCCACGGCCTCCGGAGGCGGAAGAGGGATTGGGTCATCCCGCCCATCAACTGCCCGGAGAACgagcgggggcccttccccaagaAGCTGGTGCAG ATCAAATCCAACAAGGACAAGGAGACCAAGGTTTTCTACAGCATCACGGGGCAGGGGGCGGACAGCCCCCCCGTGCGCGTCTTCACCATCGAGCGAGAGACGGGGTGGCTGGAGGTGACGAAGCCGCTGGACAGGGAGGATATCAGCAGATACATC CTCTTCTCCCATGCCGTGTCGGCCAACGGGCAGCCCGTGGAGGACCCCATGGAGATCGTCATCACGGTGACGGACCAGAACGACAACCGGCCCGTGTTCACCCAGCAGGTCTTCATCGGCTATATTGAGGAGGGCGCGAAGCCGG GTACCTCCGTGATGACGGTGAATGCCACAGATGCAGATGACGGGGTGAACGTGGACAACGGCATCATCAACTACTCCATCCTCAGCCAGGAGCCACCGCACCAGATGTTCACCATCGACCCAGAGAAAGGCATTATCAGCGTCATCGCCACAGGGCTGGACAGGGAG AGCACTCCCAACTACACGCTGATCATCCAGGCAGCGGACCAGGAGGGCAAGGGCCTGACCACCACGGCTACGGCCATTATCGAAGTCACTGACGCCAACGACAACACTCCCATCTTCGACCCCACCATG TACGAGGGGACGGTGGAGGAGAATAAGGCAGGGGTGGTAGTGGCCCGGCTGAAGGTGAAGGACCTGGACGTGCAGGGGTCCCCTGCCTGGCGAGCTGTCTACTACATCAAGAGCGGGGACCAGGACTATGACTTCAGCATCACCACTGACCCCAAAACCAATGATGGCATCCTCAGAACTGCCAAG GGCCTGGATTATGAGGTGAAGAACCGGTATGAGCTTGTGGTGGGGGTGAGCAACGAAGTCCCGTTGACCGTGTCCCTCGCCACCTCCACGGCCAACGTCTTGGTGATAGTCAGAGACGTGAATGAAGCCCCCATCTTCATGCCCCCTGTCAAGAGGGTGGAGGTGTCGGAGGATTTGCCGGTGGGGCAGGAGGTCACGTCCTACACGGCCCAGGACCCGGACAAGGATCAGAGGCAGAAAATCAC GTACCGGATGGGCAACGACCCCGCGGGGTGGCTGGCCATCAACCCTGAGACCGGCATCGTCAGCACCACCCGGGCCCTGGACCGGGAGTCGGCGCACACCCTGAACAGCACCTACAAGGCCATCGTGCTGGCCGTGGACAACG GGGCGCCGGACGCCACCGGCACGGGGACGCTGCTCCTCGTCCTGCAGGACGTGAACGACAACGGGCCTACGCCAGAGCCCCGTTTCTTTGACATCTGCAACCGGCAGCCCGAGGAGCAGATGCTGACCATCGTGGATAAGGACCTGCCGCCCAACACCTACCCCTTCCAGGCGGGGCTGGAGCATGGCTCCGGCACCAACTGGACCGTCAGGTTGACTGGCCAAG ACGGGCTGGTCCTCAAGCTGGTGAAAGAGCTGGAGCCGGGGGAGTACAGCATCTTCCTGAAGCTGACGGACGGGCAGGGCAAGGCGCAGGTGACCTTGGTCAAAGCCCAGGTGTGCGAGTGCGAAGGGGCGGCCAAGAACTGCGAGCGGCGGGCGTATGTCGCCGGCGGGCTGGGCGTCCCCGCCATCCTGGGCATCCTGGGGGGCATCCTGGCACTGCTGA tcctgctgctgctgctgctgctcttcgtCAAGAGGAGGAAGGTGGTGAAGGAGCCGCTGCTGCCGCCCGAGGACGACATGCGGGACAACGTGTACCACTACGACGAGGAGGGTGGCGGTGAGGAGGACCAG GACTATGACCTGAGCCAGCTGCACCGCGGGCTGGACGCCCGCCCTGAGGTCATCCGCAACGATGTGGAACCCCCGCTGATGGCAGCACCCCAgtaccggccccggcccgccaaCCCTGACGAGATCGGCAACTTCATTGACGAG AACCTGAAGGCGGCCGACACggaccccacggccccccccTACGACTCGCTGCTGGTGTTCGACTACGAGGGCAGCGGCTCGGAGGCCACCTCGCTCAGCTCCCTCAACTCCTCCGCCTCCGACCGCGACCAGGACTACGACTACCTCAACGAGTGGGGCAGCCGCTTCAAGAAGCTGGCGGACCTCTACGGTGGCGGTGAAGAGGATGACTag